The candidate division WOR-3 bacterium region TTTGACAACTTTGACTTTAGTGCGGTTGCCAATCACAACATCACCTTTTTTAATCGAACCGATTCTTCTTATATCAAGTCGTAAACTGGCATAAAACTTTAATGCCAAGCCACCAGGAGTAGTTTCAGGATTACCAAACATAACACCGACTTTTTGGCGGATTTGATTAGTAAAGATAGCACAAGTCTTAGATTTACTAATCACACTGGATAATTTGCGTAAGGCTTGGGACATTAATCTTGCTTGCACACCGATAAACGCATCGCCCATCTCACCTTCAATTTCCGCTCGGGGCACTAAGGCGGCAACTGAGTCAATGACAAAAACATCAAGCCCGCCAGAGCGGGTTAGGGTTTCAGCAATTTCCAGTGCTTGTTCGCCAGAATCAGGTTGGGCAACAAAAAGATTGGTTAAATCAACCCCTAAAGCAGAAGCATAATTAACATCCAATGCGTGCTCAGCATCAATGAATACCGCATTTCCACCCATTTTTTGCACTTCAGCAATTACTTGTAAAGCCAAAGTGGTTTTGCCAGATGCTTCAGGACCAAAAATTTCTACTACCCGGCCACGAGGGAATCCACCAATGCCCAAAGCATAATCCAAGCCAATGGAACCAGTTGGAATTACTTCGGTTTGAACTTTAGTTTCAGTCTCGCCCAGTCTCATTATAGCGCCTTTGCCAAACTGCTTTTCAATTTGTGCGATAGCGGCTTTTAAGGCATTAATTCTTTCTTCTTTAGCCATAAGTCACCTCATTTTTGCGATGGAGAGGCACTTTTATTTTGCTCTCACATTCTCACATTATAAAGTAAGTATAAACCGAATAAGAATAAAGTCAAGACCAATAAGCGTTGATAAAAAGTATTCTTTTATCAACGCATTATGTTTTTAATATTTACTAATAGTGAGATTTGTCAATCACAAGACTTTTTCGAGTGTTTTTAATATTTACCTTTACCCTCTGATCAGAAAATGAAAAGATATTATGCAACAAAATATATATATTCAAAAGATATTGATTTTACAAGATTTCACCAACATTATAAAAATTAGACTTTCAAAAATTTTGCTTGACAGCATGATAAATTTTTGATAAAATTATATATTATTGTGGAAGTGCGTGTGTGTAAAAATATTTAGTGCTAAAATTAATTAAATTAGAATTTTTTATACTTAATTAATAAACACACTTCAGCACTTTCCCTAACAAACTTAAACTGATAGTAGTTTATCAGGAGCATATTGCATAAGTTCATAAGTTGTTCGTGGTCGTCAGGATTTACGATAAAATCTTTCATATTAGGAAATCCGCTTTCGGACATTGTCTGGGTGGATTTTTAAAAGCCGTTATAATCCGATGATATGGGTTCAGACTTTTAGGCAAGAGAAGTTTTCCCATATCGAATCGGTTTGCCTTTACCTTAATAAATATCTTGCCAAAACAAAATTGCATTCTGCCAATGAGCGGAAAGCAAATATTGGAGGAGACAATGCATAGTAAGATAAAAACATTATGCATAACTTTAGGCGTGCTTTTTGTAAGTTTGATTTTTGTTACTCAACTATACGCTGGAAAACGTTATGCAGTTGCCAGTAGTGATTGGAATCAAACCAGTACCTGGTCAACAACACCGGGCGGTTCTGGCGGCGCGCCAGTGCCAACNAGTTCGGAT contains the following coding sequences:
- the recA gene encoding recombinase RecA produces the protein MAKEERINALKAAIAQIEKQFGKGAIMRLGETETKVQTEVIPTGSIGLDYALGIGGFPRGRVVEIFGPEASGKTTLALQVIAEVQKMGGNAVFIDAEHALDVNYASALGVDLTNLFVAQPDSGEQALEIAETLTRSGGLDVFVIDSVAALVPRAEIEGEMGDAFIGVQARLMSQALRKLSSVISKSKTCAIFTNQIRQKVGVMFGNPETTPGGLALKFYASLRLDIRRIGSIKKGDVVIGNRTKVKVVKNKMAPPFKEVEFDIIYGKGISRCGELIDLGTEHNILQKSGTWIIFEDTRLGQGRDSAVEFLEKNADIRKKVEKKLLAELHLSKPEEPDENIPKTTKKKS